Genomic DNA from Cloacibacillus sp.:
CCAGCAGCGGCTGTAACGCGGGATTTGCGGGACTGCTTCTGCTTGTCGCGATTCCCTTTATTTACCGCAGGAAGAGGTAGCGCTGGGAGTTTAAAAAAGACAAGATATGAAGATCAGGGCGGCGGATGTTTCGCCGCCCTTTTCGCGTCTCACCGGCAATATACGCGGAATATAAAGCGGGAATCCTTTTGTCCGTACCGCGTGGCTGTGAAATTGTCATTTTAACCGCCGGTCAATTAGTTTTGCAACGGCAGGGAGCGGAAAAATACCTTAATGATTATACGGTGATTTATACAAAAAATTTAGGGCTGTGAATCGTCTTTCTCGATCTCTCCGACCAGCTCGATAACGTTGGTGAAGTCTATTGCGTTCTGCTTGGTGATGACCGGGCGGCCGGTCTTTGTCTCTATCTCCTTCCTGGCATTTCCCGCCACCTGCCCGCCCTGACGTGCGACATTGGCGTTCTCATTAAATGTCTCCGGCTTCACGGTCTTGGATATCTCGGTCGTAGTCGCTTCAGCGAGCATATTCAGCACCAGCTCCAGGTCGCTCATGTTGTCGCGGAGATTTTCTTTCTTGAGTCCTTTGAGGCTCTTGTACTGTCTTGTCGTCATCCCCGCCCACGCTTTCGTTATCTCGTCGGTGAGGATGGCATATTCCACGCCTTTCTTAACGCCGCAAATATCCCATTCGGCCGTGAGGTCGTTGCGGATACGTATCGAGAGCAGCCGCTGATGAATCCATTCTTTTGTGTAGCCCTTTTTCAGATATGTCTCAAACGCGCGGTCGATGGCCAGCTCCGGGTCCGCCGTCTCTTCGATGCGCTCCGCGCCGACGCGCGCGAGCCAGAGCTTGAAGGGTTCCGCCTTTGGGGAAGGTATCGATTGAATCAGACGGAGAATATCCTCGGTAGAGGCGACGTCAGTCAGGCGCATTTTGCCGTCTGCGGCTCTCATCTTCAAACCGTGACAATTTGTCACGGTTTCATTTCCTTCGGCCTTGAGACGCTGTTTCAATTTTCTCCAGTATGCGGCAGGATCGGCGCTGCCGGTGAGTGCGCCTACAATATCCACAACGGAGAAGTACCACTCTTCCTCTGCCTCCACCCAAACGGAACGTATTTTTTTATTTTCAAATAGGGCTATTTTGTCTGACATTATATCTGCCTCCGTTTAAAAAATAGCTCGTATATCCACCATCAAACCCCAGTATACTTATAATATCTCAGACAATAATTCTGCGCGGCGGCCTTTTGTCCCATTTGCGGGTATACATATATACTACAAACACATTAGGATGAGGTAAAAAGGCCCGGACTCTTACCGGCAGAGAATAATCCTGCCGCGGCCTTAGACGGTTGAAATAACTGGCCTACATGCGTCCCTTTCTCTGTTTCCAAAGCTTGAGATAGGCCCGCATCGCATCACGCAGGTGTACGGAGGTGGCGTGCGCCGCCCCCTCGTAGTCTTTTTTCTCCACGAGGCGGATTATCTCGGCGTGTTCCTTGAGCGCCTGTTCGGTGCGCGAGGCCTCCTTAAAAGAGGTGAAGCGGAAGGTGCGCAGGTATTTCTGCGTCGTTCTTATCTGTTCCTTGAGCCGCGGCATCTCGCAGCTGTCATAGATGCGTTCGTTGAACTTCGCCGTCCAGCGGCATACCATCTCGATGTCGCCGGCAGCGTGGGCCTCTTCGGCCTTGCGGCAGTACATCTTGAGCTCCTCGAGCTCTTCCTTTGATATTTTATCGATCACGATCTTTATCGCGCAGACCTCGAGCGCTTCGCGTATCGTATAGTATTCGCGGATGTCGTTTTCCGTATATTCGGCGACGATAAGTCCCTTGCGCAGTATCTGGTTGATGAGCCCCTCGCTCTCAAGCATCCTCAGCGCTTCGCGTACGGGCATGCGGCTCACGCCAAGCTGGTCG
This window encodes:
- a CDS encoding Bro-N domain-containing protein yields the protein MSDKIALFENKKIRSVWVEAEEEWYFSVVDIVGALTGSADPAAYWRKLKQRLKAEGNETVTNCHGLKMRAADGKMRLTDVASTEDILRLIQSIPSPKAEPFKLWLARVGAERIEETADPELAIDRAFETYLKKGYTKEWIHQRLLSIRIRNDLTAEWDICGVKKGVEYAILTDEITKAWAGMTTRQYKSLKGLKKENLRDNMSDLELVLNMLAEATTTEISKTVKPETFNENANVARQGGQVAGNARKEIETKTGRPVITKQNAIDFTNVIELVGEIEKDDSQP
- a CDS encoding GntR family transcriptional regulator, which translates into the protein MAIKLDAELDIAPSSTLRAEVANLLRKQILDGDIPSGERLIETEIADQLGVSRMPVREALRMLESEGLINQILRKGLIVAEYTENDIREYYTIREALEVCAIKIVIDKISKEELEELKMYCRKAEEAHAAGDIEMVCRWTAKFNERIYDSCEMPRLKEQIRTTQKYLRTFRFTSFKEASRTEQALKEHAEIIRLVEKKDYEGAAHATSVHLRDAMRAYLKLWKQRKGRM